A single region of the Pontimicrobium sp. SW4 genome encodes:
- a CDS encoding serine hydrolase: MTKNIIPFLIIVIFNFYKINSQVSTDSSLFLELKKQDSILFEKGFNQCDIKYLERKISKNLKFYHDQSGIQDRKVFFENIKKYICSNPDKKPIRKLKKGSLTVFPLYNNGKLYGAIQNGIHHFYIREKAKEDLWTSIAKFTSVWLLDNNEWKMSDVLSYDHQNPDKQKTIVDSMEQLLLDNKVPAMGLGIIEKGKLTKVQVYGSLDNKNTAPYNTIFKVASLTKPVFALTVLKLIDKGLLGLDEPLYKYWIDPDLKEDKRHEKLTPRIVLSHQTGFPNWRYMKHSNKLEFEFDPEAKYQYSGEGFEYLRKTIEIKFNKSIEELANELIFIPAKMTDTRFWWDETMDESRYAQNFDIKGHNITTEKYYKANAAANLLTTVEDYGNFLAYVINGANLSENTLKEMLTHQVKLKENDFFGLGWEILTGFSTGEQALIHTGKEPGVSTLAIIFPKTKNGYLVFLNGDNVGNIYEKMLTKHLYLGKELWKKK; the protein is encoded by the coding sequence ATGACAAAAAACATCATCCCTTTTCTAATTATTGTAATATTTAATTTTTATAAAATTAATTCTCAAGTAAGTACAGATTCTTCCCTTTTTCTTGAATTAAAAAAACAGGATAGCATATTATTTGAAAAAGGCTTTAATCAATGTGATATAAAATACCTTGAGAGAAAAATATCTAAAAATCTTAAATTTTATCATGACCAAAGTGGTATCCAGGATAGAAAAGTATTTTTCGAAAACATCAAAAAATATATCTGTTCAAACCCTGATAAAAAACCAATAAGAAAACTTAAAAAAGGTAGTTTAACGGTTTTTCCACTCTATAATAATGGTAAACTTTATGGAGCAATACAGAATGGTATTCATCATTTCTATATAAGAGAAAAAGCGAAAGAAGATTTATGGACAAGCATTGCCAAATTCACCTCTGTATGGTTACTAGATAATAATGAATGGAAAATGAGTGACGTATTAAGCTATGATCATCAAAATCCAGATAAGCAGAAAACAATTGTTGATTCTATGGAGCAATTACTTTTAGACAATAAAGTTCCTGCAATGGGCTTAGGGATTATTGAAAAAGGTAAACTAACAAAAGTACAAGTATATGGAAGCTTAGATAATAAAAATACAGCTCCTTACAATACTATTTTCAAAGTCGCTTCTCTAACCAAACCTGTTTTTGCTTTAACAGTTCTTAAATTAATAGACAAAGGTCTTCTAGGTTTAGATGAGCCATTATATAAATACTGGATTGATCCTGATTTAAAAGAAGATAAACGACACGAAAAGTTAACACCAAGAATAGTGCTTTCTCACCAAACTGGATTTCCTAATTGGAGGTATATGAAGCACTCCAATAAGCTAGAATTTGAATTTGATCCTGAGGCTAAATATCAATACTCAGGCGAAGGTTTTGAATACTTGAGAAAAACCATTGAAATAAAGTTTAATAAAAGCATCGAAGAGCTAGCTAATGAATTAATATTTATTCCTGCTAAAATGACAGATACTAGGTTTTGGTGGGATGAAACAATGGATGAATCAAGATATGCTCAAAATTTTGATATTAAAGGGCATAATATAACAACAGAAAAGTATTATAAAGCTAATGCTGCTGCTAATCTTTTAACTACAGTAGAGGACTATGGCAATTTTTTGGCCTATGTAATTAATGGAGCTAATCTATCTGAAAACACATTAAAAGAAATGCTAACACATCAAGTAAAACTCAAAGAGAATGACTTTTTTGGATTAGGATGGGAAATATTAACAGGCTTTAGCACAGGAGAACAAGCCCTGATTCATACAGGTAAAGAACCTGGTGTTAGTACATTAGCAATTATTTTTCCAAAAACAAAAAATGGCTATTTAGTATTTCTTAATGGAGACAATGTTGGTAACATATATGAGAAAATGTTAACCAAACATCTTTATCTTGGAAAAGAATTATGGAAAAAAAAGTAA
- a CDS encoding DUF4440 domain-containing protein → MKNFMFIIICLFLILLGCNNIESSPELIEKWKQEIVDTELAFAKMAKEKSIPEAFLAFAADDVVIKKGKKVLVGIDSLRASYKDRKPEADLAKLSWKPDFVDVSKSGDLGYTYGKYLYIKTDSLGVVTEETGIFHTVWKRQTDGNWKFVWD, encoded by the coding sequence ATGAAAAATTTCATGTTTATTATTATTTGCCTTTTCCTCATTTTATTGGGATGCAACAATATTGAAAGCAGCCCTGAGTTGATAGAAAAATGGAAGCAAGAAATTGTAGATACAGAACTTGCATTTGCAAAAATGGCTAAAGAAAAAAGTATTCCTGAAGCATTCTTAGCTTTTGCTGCAGATGATGTCGTTATTAAAAAAGGAAAAAAAGTTCTTGTTGGCATTGATTCTTTAAGAGCTTCATATAAAGACCGAAAACCTGAAGCCGATTTAGCTAAACTTTCTTGGAAACCTGATTTTGTAGATGTTTCAAAATCTGGTGATTTAGGATACACCTATGGTAAATACCTATATATAAAAACAGACTCTTTAGGTGTTGTTACCGAAGAAACTGGTATTTTCCATACAGTCTGGAAAAGACAAACTGATGGGAACTGGAAATTTGTTTGGGACTAG
- a CDS encoding M20/M25/M40 family metallo-hydrolase — translation MKVFLKYIFLFLVFTQFAFAQKLSRKEKKIIQTIETNNAEAIAFLKDIVNINSGTMNHEGVKQVGEVLGKAFENIGFNSVWHDMSEVNRSGHLFAENKGSKGKKLLLIGHLDTVFEADSPFQEFKMVNDSIAHAPGGNDMKGGNVIILYALKALKENGFLNDAQIIAAFTGDEEATGKPLAISRKHLIEAAKQSDIALGFETSTGFNYATVARRGSSGWKVEVTGKRAHSSGIFREGVGAGAIFEMSRILNEFYNEVKGEEYLTFNPGIILGGTQVDYNSELTKGNAFGKTNVVAQTAVVEGGLRFISEEQKEKARAKMRNIVSNNLSQTSAKITFIDSYPAMGPTEGNHKILDLLNQVSLDLNQGEVEAYDPGRRGAADTSFVAEYVDCLDGLGTMGNGAHTPKETVNLNTIEALTKRTAILIYRLINQR, via the coding sequence ATGAAAGTTTTTTTAAAATATATTTTTCTATTCTTAGTATTTACACAATTCGCTTTTGCGCAAAAATTATCTAGAAAAGAAAAGAAGATTATCCAGACTATTGAAACTAATAATGCTGAAGCTATTGCATTTTTAAAAGATATCGTAAACATTAATAGTGGTACGATGAATCATGAAGGTGTTAAGCAGGTTGGTGAGGTTTTAGGAAAGGCATTCGAAAATATTGGATTTAACAGCGTTTGGCATGATATGTCTGAAGTAAATCGTTCAGGACATTTGTTTGCCGAAAATAAAGGAAGTAAAGGGAAGAAACTCTTACTCATAGGTCATCTAGATACAGTCTTTGAGGCAGATAGTCCATTTCAAGAATTTAAAATGGTTAACGATAGTATTGCTCATGCTCCAGGAGGAAATGACATGAAAGGAGGAAATGTAATTATCCTTTATGCGTTAAAGGCTTTAAAAGAAAATGGTTTTTTAAATGATGCTCAAATTATAGCAGCATTTACAGGAGATGAAGAAGCTACAGGAAAGCCTTTAGCAATTAGTAGAAAACATCTAATAGAAGCTGCAAAGCAAAGCGATATTGCTCTTGGGTTTGAAACTTCGACAGGATTTAACTATGCTACAGTTGCTAGACGAGGTTCTTCAGGATGGAAAGTTGAGGTTACAGGTAAAAGAGCTCATTCGTCTGGGATATTTAGAGAAGGTGTAGGAGCAGGTGCGATTTTTGAGATGTCTAGAATACTTAATGAGTTTTATAATGAAGTAAAAGGAGAAGAATATTTAACCTTTAACCCTGGAATTATCCTTGGAGGAACACAAGTAGATTACAATAGTGAATTGACTAAAGGAAATGCATTTGGTAAAACAAATGTCGTAGCACAAACTGCTGTTGTAGAAGGTGGATTACGCTTTATTTCAGAAGAACAAAAAGAGAAAGCTAGAGCAAAAATGCGAAACATAGTAAGTAACAATTTATCACAAACATCTGCTAAGATAACTTTTATAGATAGTTATCCTGCTATGGGACCAACCGAAGGGAATCATAAAATTTTAGATTTGTTAAACCAAGTAAGTTTAGATCTTAACCAAGGAGAAGTAGAAGCTTATGATCCTGGTCGTAGAGGTGCAGCAGATACGTCTTTTGTTGCCGAATATGTTGATTGTTTAGATGGTCTTGGTACTATGGGTAATGGAGCACACACGCCTAAAGAAACGGTTAATTTAAATACCATAGAAGCTTTAACAAAACGTACAGCTATTTTAATTTATAGACTAATTAATCAAAGGTAA
- a CDS encoding arginase, with amino-acid sequence MKRIKIIKNRSDIGAGSRGSDMGIDAIEIAAINVNNDYFNRHEFIDVETENESIYNKVKNTYSKRIEHVSYQCERVSNAVNASLTEQSFPLVISGDHSSALGTISGIKKTYPNKRLGVIWIDAHADIHSPYTSPSGNIHGMPLAAAMSEDNMDDKVNEVSNTSTQYWESMKNIGVKGQKVRPDDLVYFGVRDTEEPEDNLMEKLKLRNYMVHEVRHRGLEVCVDEALDRLKDCDMLYISFDVDSMDCDLISYGTGTPVPKGFDEFEIIKMIDRIIKSEKVICMEFVEVNPLLDHKGNKMGETAFIILDEVTKTLTTSLNI; translated from the coding sequence ATGAAACGTATTAAGATAATTAAGAATAGATCAGACATCGGTGCAGGAAGTCGTGGTTCAGACATGGGTATTGATGCTATAGAAATAGCTGCTATAAATGTGAATAATGATTATTTTAATAGACACGAATTTATAGATGTAGAGACTGAGAATGAATCTATTTATAATAAGGTGAAAAATACTTACTCAAAGCGAATTGAACATGTCTCTTATCAATGTGAAAGAGTTAGTAATGCTGTAAATGCTAGTTTAACAGAACAGTCTTTTCCATTAGTAATTTCTGGAGACCATTCTTCTGCATTGGGTACAATTAGTGGTATAAAAAAGACTTATCCAAATAAAAGACTTGGAGTAATATGGATTGATGCACATGCCGATATTCATTCACCTTATACGTCCCCATCTGGAAACATTCATGGAATGCCTTTAGCAGCAGCAATGAGTGAAGACAATATGGATGATAAAGTTAATGAAGTATCTAATACTTCTACCCAGTATTGGGAAAGCATGAAAAATATTGGTGTAAAAGGCCAAAAAGTAAGACCTGATGATCTTGTATATTTTGGCGTAAGAGATACCGAAGAGCCAGAGGATAATCTAATGGAAAAGCTAAAACTTCGAAACTATATGGTTCATGAAGTTAGACATCGAGGATTAGAAGTATGTGTAGATGAAGCATTAGATAGGTTAAAGGATTGTGATATGCTATACATATCATTTGATGTAGATAGTATGGATTGTGACCTTATTTCTTATGGAACAGGAACTCCAGTGCCTAAAGGTTTTGACGAATTCGAGATTATTAAAATGATAGATCGAATTATTAAAAGTGAAAAAGTAATTTGTATGGAATTTGTAGAAGTAAATCCGCTACTAGATCATAAAGGAAACAAAATGGGAGAAACAGCCTTTATAATACTTGACGAAGTAACCAAAACATTAACGACAAGTCTTAATATATAA
- a CDS encoding citrate synthase: protein MLNTATLEVNGQKHEFPIVTGTENEVAIDIKALRSETGGVITIDPGYKNTGACESGITFLDGEKGILRYRGYSIEELAEKADFLEVAYLLIFGELPTKEQHDKFHADIKSKSVVDDDIRKIVDAFPKSAHPMGVLSSLTSALTAFNPSSVNVNSEEDMYNSVVKIMGKFPVLVAWTLRKKQGLPLDYGDNSLGYVENVLKMMFKQPNEEYVQNQVIVDALDKLLILHADHEQNCSTSTVRIVGSSHAGLFASLSAGISALWGPLHGGANQAVLEMLEAIKEDGGDTKKYMAKAKDKNDPFRLMGFGHRVYKNFDPRAKIIKVAADEVLADLGVDDPILDIAKGLEKEALEDPYFVDRKLYPNVDFYSGIIYRAMGIPTDMFTVMFALGRLPGWIAQWREMRLRKEPIGRPRQLYIGETYREFKTINNR from the coding sequence ATGCTAAATACTGCTACGTTAGAAGTTAATGGTCAAAAACACGAATTCCCTATAGTTACTGGAACAGAAAATGAAGTTGCCATAGATATAAAAGCTTTAAGGAGTGAAACAGGAGGAGTTATTACTATCGATCCTGGATATAAAAATACTGGGGCTTGTGAAAGCGGTATCACTTTTTTAGATGGAGAAAAAGGTATTTTAAGATATAGAGGTTACTCTATTGAAGAACTAGCTGAAAAAGCTGACTTTTTAGAAGTCGCTTACCTTTTAATTTTTGGTGAACTACCAACAAAAGAGCAACATGATAAATTTCATGCAGATATAAAGTCAAAATCTGTTGTAGATGACGATATACGTAAAATTGTTGATGCCTTTCCAAAGTCAGCACACCCAATGGGAGTGTTATCATCATTAACAAGTGCTTTAACTGCATTTAACCCTTCTTCAGTTAATGTAAATTCTGAAGAAGATATGTACAATTCTGTAGTAAAAATAATGGGAAAGTTTCCTGTTTTAGTAGCGTGGACATTGCGTAAAAAACAAGGACTTCCATTAGATTACGGAGACAACAGTTTAGGCTATGTAGAAAACGTTTTAAAAATGATGTTTAAACAGCCTAATGAAGAGTATGTTCAAAATCAAGTAATTGTTGATGCTCTAGATAAATTATTAATATTGCATGCAGACCACGAGCAAAACTGTTCAACATCTACAGTAAGAATTGTTGGCTCATCTCACGCAGGATTATTTGCGTCGTTATCAGCAGGAATATCAGCACTTTGGGGGCCACTTCATGGAGGAGCTAATCAAGCAGTACTAGAAATGTTGGAAGCTATTAAAGAAGATGGAGGTGATACTAAAAAGTATATGGCTAAAGCTAAAGATAAGAATGATCCTTTCCGTTTGATGGGGTTTGGTCATAGAGTCTATAAAAATTTCGATCCTAGAGCAAAAATTATTAAAGTAGCTGCAGATGAGGTATTAGCAGATCTTGGTGTAGATGATCCAATTTTAGATATTGCTAAAGGTCTTGAAAAAGAAGCTCTTGAAGATCCTTACTTTGTTGATAGAAAATTATATCCTAACGTAGATTTCTATTCAGGAATTATTTATAGAGCTATGGGAATTCCTACAGACATGTTTACTGTTATGTTTGCTTTAGGGCGTTTACCAGGTTGGATTGCTCAATGGCGTGAAATGCGTTTGCGTAAAGAACCAATTGGGAGACCAAGACAATTGTATATAGGTGAAACATACAGAGAATTTAAAACTATTAACAATAGATAA
- the eno gene encoding phosphopyruvate hydratase — MSIIIDIHARQIFDSRGNPTVEVDVITENGILGRAAVPSGASTGEHEAVELRDGGNAYMGKGVLKAVENVNTILAQELLGASVFEQNLIDQTMNDLDGTPNKAKLGANAILGVSLAVAKAAANELGMPLYRYVGGVSANTLPLPMMNIINGGSHSDAPIAFQEFMVMPVKAKNFSQAMQMGSEIFHHLKKVLHDRNLSTAVGDEGGFAPNLEGGTEDALETIAKATENAGYKLGDDIMIALDCAAAEFYKDGKYDYTIFEGNKGVVRTSKEQAEYLEELCNKYPIISIEDGMDENDWDGWKILTDKVGDKVQLVGDDLFVTNVERLSKGINNGIANSILIKVNQIGTLTETIAAVNMAHNAGYTSVMSHRSGETEDNTIADLAVALNTGQIKTGSASRSDRMAKYNQLLRIEEELGSTAYFPGESAFKVK, encoded by the coding sequence ATGAGCATAATAATAGACATTCACGCAAGACAAATTTTTGACTCCAGAGGAAATCCAACAGTAGAGGTAGATGTAATTACAGAAAATGGAATTTTGGGTAGAGCAGCTGTACCTTCAGGAGCTTCTACAGGAGAACATGAAGCTGTAGAATTACGAGATGGTGGAAATGCTTATATGGGAAAAGGAGTTTTAAAAGCAGTAGAAAACGTTAATACTATTCTAGCTCAAGAATTATTGGGAGCTTCAGTGTTTGAGCAAAATCTAATTGATCAAACTATGAACGATTTAGATGGAACACCAAACAAAGCAAAGTTAGGAGCAAATGCTATTTTAGGTGTGTCTTTAGCTGTCGCTAAAGCTGCAGCGAACGAATTAGGGATGCCTTTATACCGCTATGTTGGTGGTGTATCGGCAAATACATTGCCATTACCAATGATGAATATCATTAATGGTGGCTCACATAGTGATGCACCAATTGCCTTTCAAGAGTTTATGGTAATGCCAGTAAAAGCCAAAAACTTTTCGCAAGCAATGCAAATGGGTTCTGAAATTTTCCATCACTTAAAAAAAGTACTACATGATAGAAATTTGAGTACAGCAGTTGGCGATGAAGGTGGATTTGCACCAAATCTAGAAGGAGGAACTGAAGATGCTTTAGAAACTATTGCAAAAGCAACTGAAAATGCTGGATACAAGTTAGGAGACGATATTATGATTGCTTTAGATTGTGCAGCAGCCGAATTTTATAAAGATGGGAAATACGATTATACAATTTTTGAAGGCAATAAAGGCGTTGTAAGAACATCTAAAGAGCAAGCAGAATACTTGGAAGAGCTTTGTAATAAATACCCAATAATTTCTATTGAAGATGGTATGGATGAAAATGATTGGGATGGCTGGAAAATACTAACTGATAAAGTTGGAGATAAAGTACAATTGGTTGGAGATGATTTGTTTGTAACAAATGTAGAGCGATTATCAAAAGGTATTAACAATGGTATCGCTAACTCCATTCTTATTAAGGTAAACCAAATAGGAACACTTACCGAAACTATTGCTGCGGTTAATATGGCTCATAATGCAGGTTATACATCTGTAATGTCACATAGATCTGGTGAAACCGAAGATAATACTATTGCTGATTTAGCAGTAGCGTTAAATACAGGACAAATTAAAACTGGTTCTGCATCACGTAGTGACCGTATGGCAAAGTATAACCAATTACTTCGTATAGAAGAAGAATTAGGAAGTACTGCATATTTTCCTGGAGAAAGTGCTTTTAAAGTAAAATAG